Proteins from one Athalia rosae chromosome 8, iyAthRosa1.1, whole genome shotgun sequence genomic window:
- the LOC105686694 gene encoding diacylglycerol kinase eta isoform X6, translating to MAAIFDEIELTEDLTFAECSIKNVNHSFQVITPFRSLILCGESRRDMEEWLSALRAAGEGRSQGEPGPAELLGGNHHWYATSHARPTYCNVCRDALYGVTSHGLSCEVCKCKVHKRCAAKAINNCKWTTLASIGKDIIEDEDGNITMPHQWMEGNLPVSSKCLICDKTCGSVLRLQDWRCLWCRATVHTACRPAIYVRCPLGPAKVSVVPPTALHSIGSDEAWEAVRPTGSSPLLVFVNSKSGDNQGVKFLRRFKQLLNPAQVFDLINGGPGLGLRLFRHFDPFRILVCSGDGSVGWVLSEIDRLGMHPKQCQVGVLPLGTGNDLARVLGWGASCDDDAHLPQLLEKYEKASTKMLDRWSIMTFERSISFPSPKMSLSRTDSALNTVIAHQYEDSVVTHITNILQSDQDNVVISSAKVLCETVKDFTVRISEASQNTGDQQLGEKCEVLRQKLDLLLETLHKEESFISDGAVEADSPSPASQAPLPVDGEEKGALEKPEKDINNLKRVRKKRNLVEREAIVSRANSLKRAIRCLVEHTELAVDEQNSSPSDRQASGAPNITVTCDDGTVETSKYEKRNHLDIPGLRSNNVEHLHVLSAVGSVGSAEMSPCPSPTPNLVSLSPMPDLRRDSQAEEMLALPAPDGFADSRRNSSNLPKGVFSFEVPTVEATIHKLFQQHQQHQGGILEHNDAEFNENQQAETPSDIQVTVTSTTLDTSSPSDDTTIQDTMISPDTDSANSRNISPDNDQKLDNYRKRDATYGSRSSCSCSNSIVSSDSMIMDTLDSKNFTIKNSESEIGHIDSDILDTLRHSDSPEMGHIDSPENSDTCHSEAQNSESIIDDLSSLGQDLISAMLGERYDSVRDCLKSEQPEKPRKFCSLAQFVEGNDIARRSFKKPAWIPKKKDSEKISSAADLGGEPARKNDSANRQPNNSYALGITCEEKSSEILGPVCCFAVNSDKASADEQPPTTNPPVISVIVDPPSPSMSIEKRDLEPEAGYKLDSRYNRRYSGGSMEKLSVELPGLGFSPQATRRISSGSLLKASEVVSLAAQAARFGGSSLSVRHERTKSVDKTEDAKKLPIINPLVQLPMWPNVSRGAGLISQALLANADALCAAVSPLMDPDETLLEGYYERCVMNNYFGIGIDAKISLDFHHKREEHPEKCRSRAKNYMWYGVLGSKQWLQKTYKNLEQRVQLECDGQRIPLPSLQGIVVLNIPSFMGGTNFWGGTKEGDLFLAPSFDDRILEVVAVFGSVQMAASRLINLQHHRIAQCQTVQINILGDEGVPIQVDGEAWIQPPGMIRIIHKNRMQMLYRNRALETSLRTWEEKQRSSTSTSTSMSSQSTSTMCGATQTQSPIDAKPSNLNEDEMSVLFSFIEAVTTLVKWVKLLIISHPSLEPELYQVAARTAVSLENVHPGGKIIQGPGLRPVVTELVSSARQLYEDSCELLRDKAHNLRLREDLESKLSTSLASMEQELRKCVFDESGTGLVYLHNLQPDEQGDKKNRHRGLFWLKFRRTGWGSGNHPGRDQVTSWGVTEVCSWLDSLQLSEYAENFMSHDIRGKELLTLARRDLKELGITKVGHVKRILQAINDLNN from the exons ATG GCTGCGATATTCGATGAGATTGAACTGACCGAGGATCTCACCTTTGCGGAATGCAGTATTAAAAACGTGAATCACAGTTTTCAG GTGATTACGCCCTTCAGATCGCTCATCCTGTGCGGAGAGAGTAGACGGGATATGGAGGAGTGGCTCAGTGCTCTTCGAGCAGCTGGGGAAGGGCGTTCACAGGGTGAGCCAGGCCCTGCGGAATTGTTAGGCGGCAATCACCATTGGTATGCGACGAGCCACGCGAGACCCACCTATTGCAATGTTTGCCGAGATGCGCTCTatg GTGTAACGTCGCACGGTCTAAGTTGTGAGGTGTGCAAATGCAAAGTGCATAAAAGATGTGCAGCTAAAGCAATAAACAACTGTAAATGGACGACCTTGGCTTCTATTGGAAAGGACATTATCGAGGATGAAGATGGG AATATTACAATGCCCCATCAATGGATGGAGGGCAATCTACCAGTTTCCTCAAAATGTCTCATCTGCGACAAGACCTGTGGGTCTGTTCTTCG GCTTCAAGACTGGAGATGCCTTTGGTGCAGGGCGACGGTTCACACCGCTTGTAGACCAGCAATTTACGTAAGATGTCCATTGGGGCCTGCAAAAGTCAGCGTAGTACCTCCAACCGCATTGCATagtatag GCAGCGATGAAGCGTGGGAGGCAGTCCGACCGACAGGCTCTAGTCCGCTTCTAGTTTTTGTTAACAGCAAATCGGGTGACAATCAAGGTGTAAAGTTCTTGAGGAGGTTTAAGCAGCTTTTAAATCCGGCACAGGTTTTTGATCTGATCAACGGGGGACCTGGTCTAGG GCTGAGACTGTTTCGACATTTTGACCCTTTCCGGATTCTGGTATGCAGCGGAGATGGTTCCGTCGGTTGGGTACTCTCTGAAATCGATCGGTTAGGGATGCAC CCG AAACAATGCCAAGTTGGCGTTTTACCTTTGGGAACGGGGAACGACTTAGCGCGGGTCTTAGGCTGGGGAGCTTCCTGCGACGACGACGCACATTTACCACAGCTTCTGGAAAAGTATGAAAAGGCGAGCACAAAAATGCTCGATCGCTGGAGCATCATGACATTTGAACGCAGCATATCGTTCCCTAGCCCCAAGATGTCTTTGAGCCGCACAGACTCTGCGTTAAACACAGTCATTGCTCATCAGTACGAAGACAGCGTCGTAACGCAcattacaaatattttacaatcGGATCAAGATAACGTTGTTATATCTAGTGCCAA AGTTCTGTGCGAGACTGTGAAAGACTTTACAGTGCGAATTTCGGAGGCGAGTCAGAACACGGGGGACCAGCAGTTGGGTGAAAAGTGTGAAGTCCTGAGGCAAAAGCTGGACCTTTTGCTGGAGACGTTACACAAAGAGGAAAGTTTCATTTCGGATGGAGCAGTTGAAGCGGATTCGCCTTCCCCTGCGTCACAGGCGCCGCTACCCGTTGacggagaggaaaaaggagcGCTGGAGAAGCCAGAAAAAGACATTAACAATTTGAAACGTGTGAGAAAAAAGCGGAATCTTGTAGAGAGAGAAGCTATTGTATCTAG GGCAAACAGCTTGAAAAGAGCAATAAGATGTTTGGTCGAGCACACCGAGCTCGCCGTAGACGAGCAAAACAGTTCTCCATCTGATCGTCAAGCCAGTGGTGCACCAAACATAACGGTAACCTGCGATGACGGCACTGTGGAGACTAGCAAATATG AAAAACGTAATCACTTGGATATCCCAGGACTGCGATCTAACAACGTTGAGCATTTGCACGTCCTGTCAGCAGTCGGCTCTGTCGGTAGTGCAGAAATGTCTCCGTGCCCTAGTCCGACTCCAAATCTAGTATCGCTTAGCCCGATGCCTGACTTGCGTAGGGATTCTCAAGCCGAAGAAATGCTCGCGCTTCCTGCACCCGATGGTTTTGCCGATAGCAGAAGAAACAGTTCTAACCTGCCGAAGGG GGTGTTTAGCTTCGAAGTTCCAACGGTGGAGGCGACGATACACAAACTTTTTCAACAGCATCAGCAACATCAAGGAGGAATTCTCGAACACAACGATGCGGAATTCAACGAAAACCAGCAGGCGGAGACGCCATCCGACATCCAAGTGACCGTTACGAGTACGACCTTGGATACGAGTTCGCCTTCGGATGACACAACCATACAAGACACGATGATATCCCCAGACACCGACTCCGCAAATTCCAGAAACATATCACCAGATAACGATCAAAAATTGGACAATTACAGAAAGAGAGACGCTACCTACGGCTCGAGAAGCAGCTGCAGTTGCAGCAACAGTATTGTGAGCTCCGACAGCATGATTATGGATACCttggattcgaaaaatttcacgataaaAAACAGCGAGAGCGAAATTG GTCACATAGACAGCGATATTTTGGACACGTTGAGGCACTCGGACAGCCCTGAAATGGGGCACATCGACTCGCCTGAGAATTCGGACACCTGTCACAGCGAGGCCCAAAACTCCGAGAGCATAATCGACGACCTGAGTTCCCTCGGACAAGATCTGATCAGCGCTATGTTGGGGGAAAGGTACGACTCTGTAAGAGACTGTCTGAAATCTGAGCAGCCTGAAAAACCACGAAAATTCTGCAGTCTGGCACAATTTGTCGAGGGGAACGACATCGCCAGGAGGTCCTTCAAGAAGCCGGCTTGGATTCCGAAGAAGAAAGACAGCGAG AAAATATCCTCCGCTGCTGATCTCGGTGGTGAACCGGCTCGCAAAAATGACTCGGCTAACCGGCAGCCCAACAATTCTTACGCGCTCGGTATCACTTGCGAAGAAAAGTCCTCCGAAATATTGGGTCCAGTTTGCTGCTTTGCCGTTAACTCGGACAAGGCGTCTGCGGACGAACAACCTCCAACTACGAATCCTCCTGTAATAAGTGTCATCGTTGATCCACCGAGCCCTTCCATGTCGATTGAGAAACGTGACCTGGAACCCGAAGCTGGTTACAAGTTGGATTCGCGTTACAACAGGCGATACAGCGGTGGGAGCATGGAGAAAC TGAGCGTCGAACTACCAGGTCTGGGCTTTTCGCCGCAAGCTACGCGCCGCATCAGCAGCGGAAGTCTTTTGAAAGCGTCCGAAGTTGTTTCCTTAGCGGCGCAAGCCGCGAGGTTCGGAGGTTCCAGTTTGAGTGTACGACACGAACGAACCAAGTCTGTGGACAAGACAGAGGACgcgaaaaaattaccgatcaTCAACCCCCTGGTCCAGCTGCCGATGTGGCCAA acgTGAGTCGGGGCGCGGGGCTAATCAGCCAGGCGCTTTTGGCGAACGCGGATGCTCTGTGCGCCGCTGTTTCACCTCTGATGGACCCAGACGAAACTTTGTT AGAAGGTTACTACGAACGGTGCGTGATGAACAACTACTTCGGCATCGGCATAGACGCGAAAATAAGTCTGGATTTTCACCACAAGCGAGAAGAACACCCGGAGAAATGCAGATCGAGAGCAAAGAACTACATGTGGTACGGAGTACTCGGATCGAAACAATGGCTCCAAAAAACGTACAAGAATCTCGAGCAGAGGGTCCAACTCGAATGCGACGGACAGAGGATACCACTCCCATCGTTACAAGGCATCGTAGTTCTGAATATACCAag CTTTATGGGCGGTACGAATTTTTGGGGGGGAACCAAAGAAGGCGATCTCTTTTTGGCGCCCTCATTCGACGACAGAATATTGGAAGTCGTTGCAGTTTTTGGCTCCGTTCAAATGGCGGCTTCTAGGCTGATAAATCTCCAACATCACAGAATCGCTCAGTGCCAAACCGTGCAGATTAATATTCTTGGCGACGAAGGAGTGCCCATACAAGTCGACGGAGAAGCTTGGATTCAACCTCCGGGAATGATAAGAATTATCCACAAAAACAGAATGCAAATGCTCTACAGAAATCGG GCGTTAGAAACGTCGTTACGAACCTGGGAAGAAAAGCAGCGCAGCTCAACCTCCACTTCAACTTCAATGTCGTCTCAGTCGACTTCGACTATGTGTGGTGCAACGCAGACTCAGTCACCGATAGACGCTAAGCCTTCGAATTTGAACGAAGACGAGATGAGCGTACTGTTCTCTTTCATCGAAGCTGTCACTACGCTTGTGAAGTGGGTAAAACTCCTCATTATTTCTCACCCTAGTCTGGAACCGGAACTTTACCAAGTTGCTGCAAGGACGGCCGTCAGTTTGGAAAACGTCCATCcgggtggaaaaataattcaaggg CCTGGCCTTCGACCTGTCGTAACAGAGCTTGTCTCGAGCGCGAGACAACTTTACGAAGATTCTTGCGAGCTGCTCCGAGACAAGGCGCACAATTTG AGACTGAGGGAGGATTTGGAGAGTAAATTGTCCACGTCATTGGCAAGCATGGAGCAAGAACTGAGAAAATGTGTGTTCGACGAATCAGGAACTGGCCTTGTGTATCTGCACAATCTTCAACCGGACGAACAG GGTGATAAAAAGAATCGTCACCGGGGCTTGTTCTGGTTAAAGTTCCGCCGGACGGGATGGGGTTCCGGAAATCATCCGGGAAGAGACCAAGTGACAAGTTGGGGTGTTACGGAAGTATGTTCATGGTTGGATAGCCTTCAGCTGAGTGAATACGCCGAAAATTTCATGTCACACGATATAAGAGGTAAGGAACTACTCACCCTTGCCAGAAGAGATTTAAAGGAACTCGGAATAACCAAAGTCGGACATGTCAAACGTATACTTCAGGCCATCAATGAtcttaataattaa
- the LOC105686694 gene encoding diacylglycerol kinase eta isoform X5, producing the protein MNSTLRICDVDRPAGEHCKRKIVIKKTSANVCNNDNDNCNNDSETKSSVQEESASIFYHKLRSNDDHCRTIFENSPTSDCVKEGFLLKQTSKSFQRWQKRYFKLQGSVLYYSKNCTEAAIFDEIELTEDLTFAECSIKNVNHSFQVITPFRSLILCGESRRDMEEWLSALRAAGEGRSQGEPGPAELLGGNHHWYATSHARPTYCNVCRDALYGVTSHGLSCEVCKCKVHKRCAAKAINNCKWTTLASIGKDIIEDEDGNITMPHQWMEGNLPVSSKCLICDKTCGSVLRLQDWRCLWCRATVHTACRPAIYVRCPLGPAKVSVVPPTALHSIGSDEAWEAVRPTGSSPLLVFVNSKSGDNQGVKFLRRFKQLLNPAQVFDLINGGPGLGLRLFRHFDPFRILVCSGDGSVGWVLSEIDRLGMHPKQCQVGVLPLGTGNDLARVLGWGASCDDDAHLPQLLEKYEKASTKMLDRWSIMTFERSISFPSPKMSLSRTDSALNTVIAHQYEDSVVTHITNILQSDQDNVVISSAKVLCETVKDFTVRISEASQNTGDQQLGEKCEVLRQKLDLLLETLHKEESFISDGAVEADSPSPASQAPLPVDGEEKGALEKPEKDINNLKRVRKKRNLVEREAIVSRANSLKRAIRCLVEHTELAVDEQNSSPSDRQASGAPNITVTCDDGTVETSKYEKRNHLDIPGLRSNNVEHLHVLSAVGSVGSAEMSPCPSPTPNLVSLSPMPDLRRDSQAEEMLALPAPDGFADSRRNSSNLPKGVFSFEVPTVEATIHKLFQQHQQHQGGILEHNDAEFNENQQAETPSDIQVTVTSTTLDTSSPSDDTTIQDTMISPDTDSANSRNISPDNDQKLDNYRKRDATYGSRSSCSCSNSIVSSDSMIMDTLDSKNFTIKNSESEIGHIDSDILDTLRHSDSPEMGHIDSPENSDTCHSEAQNSESIIDDLSSLGQDLISAMLGESLAQFVEGNDIARRSFKKPAWIPKKKDSEKISSAADLGGEPARKNDSANRQPNNSYALGITCEEKSSEILGPVCCFAVNSDKASADEQPPTTNPPVISVIVDPPSPSMSIEKRDLEPEAGYKLDSRYNRRYSGGSMEKLSVELPGLGFSPQATRRISSGSLLKASEVVSLAAQAARFGGSSLSVRHERTKSVDKTEDAKKLPIINPLVQLPMWPNVSRGAGLISQALLANADALCAAVSPLMDPDETLLEGYYERCVMNNYFGIGIDAKISLDFHHKREEHPEKCRSRAKNYMWYGVLGSKQWLQKTYKNLEQRVQLECDGQRIPLPSLQGIVVLNIPSFMGGTNFWGGTKEGDLFLAPSFDDRILEVVAVFGSVQMAASRLINLQHHRIAQCQTVQINILGDEGVPIQVDGEAWIQPPGMIRIIHKNRMQMLYRNRALETSLRTWEEKQRSSTSTSTSMSSQSTSTMCGATQTQSPIDAKPSNLNEDEMSVLFSFIEAVTTLVKWVKLLIISHPSLEPELYQVAARTAVSLENVHPGGKIIQGPGLRPVVTELVSSARQLYEDSCELLRDKAHNLRLREDLESKLSTSLASMEQELRKCVFDESGTGLVYLHNLQPDEQGDKKNRHRGLFWLKFRRTGWGSGNHPGRDQVTSWGVTEVCSWLDSLQLSEYAENFMSHDIRGKELLTLARRDLKELGITKVGHVKRILQAINDLNN; encoded by the exons ATGAATTCCACTCTACGTATCTGTGATGTCGATCGACCTGCAGGGGAGCATTGCAAACGGAAAATTGTCATCAAAAAAACTTCAGCAAACGTCTGcaacaacgataatgataattgcaATAACGATAGCGAGACGAAATCATCTGTTCAGGAAGAAAGTGCCTCAATATTTTACCATAAACTCAGGAGCAACGACGATCATTGTAGGACGATTTTTGAGAATTCG CCAACATCGGACTGCGTAAAAGAGGGTTTTCTGCTGAAGCAAACCTCCAAATCATTTCAACGATGGCAGAAACGTTACTTCAAACTTCAGGGTTCTGTGCTTTATTACTCAAAGAATTGTACAGAG GCTGCGATATTCGATGAGATTGAACTGACCGAGGATCTCACCTTTGCGGAATGCAGTATTAAAAACGTGAATCACAGTTTTCAG GTGATTACGCCCTTCAGATCGCTCATCCTGTGCGGAGAGAGTAGACGGGATATGGAGGAGTGGCTCAGTGCTCTTCGAGCAGCTGGGGAAGGGCGTTCACAGGGTGAGCCAGGCCCTGCGGAATTGTTAGGCGGCAATCACCATTGGTATGCGACGAGCCACGCGAGACCCACCTATTGCAATGTTTGCCGAGATGCGCTCTatg GTGTAACGTCGCACGGTCTAAGTTGTGAGGTGTGCAAATGCAAAGTGCATAAAAGATGTGCAGCTAAAGCAATAAACAACTGTAAATGGACGACCTTGGCTTCTATTGGAAAGGACATTATCGAGGATGAAGATGGG AATATTACAATGCCCCATCAATGGATGGAGGGCAATCTACCAGTTTCCTCAAAATGTCTCATCTGCGACAAGACCTGTGGGTCTGTTCTTCG GCTTCAAGACTGGAGATGCCTTTGGTGCAGGGCGACGGTTCACACCGCTTGTAGACCAGCAATTTACGTAAGATGTCCATTGGGGCCTGCAAAAGTCAGCGTAGTACCTCCAACCGCATTGCATagtatag GCAGCGATGAAGCGTGGGAGGCAGTCCGACCGACAGGCTCTAGTCCGCTTCTAGTTTTTGTTAACAGCAAATCGGGTGACAATCAAGGTGTAAAGTTCTTGAGGAGGTTTAAGCAGCTTTTAAATCCGGCACAGGTTTTTGATCTGATCAACGGGGGACCTGGTCTAGG GCTGAGACTGTTTCGACATTTTGACCCTTTCCGGATTCTGGTATGCAGCGGAGATGGTTCCGTCGGTTGGGTACTCTCTGAAATCGATCGGTTAGGGATGCAC CCG AAACAATGCCAAGTTGGCGTTTTACCTTTGGGAACGGGGAACGACTTAGCGCGGGTCTTAGGCTGGGGAGCTTCCTGCGACGACGACGCACATTTACCACAGCTTCTGGAAAAGTATGAAAAGGCGAGCACAAAAATGCTCGATCGCTGGAGCATCATGACATTTGAACGCAGCATATCGTTCCCTAGCCCCAAGATGTCTTTGAGCCGCACAGACTCTGCGTTAAACACAGTCATTGCTCATCAGTACGAAGACAGCGTCGTAACGCAcattacaaatattttacaatcGGATCAAGATAACGTTGTTATATCTAGTGCCAA AGTTCTGTGCGAGACTGTGAAAGACTTTACAGTGCGAATTTCGGAGGCGAGTCAGAACACGGGGGACCAGCAGTTGGGTGAAAAGTGTGAAGTCCTGAGGCAAAAGCTGGACCTTTTGCTGGAGACGTTACACAAAGAGGAAAGTTTCATTTCGGATGGAGCAGTTGAAGCGGATTCGCCTTCCCCTGCGTCACAGGCGCCGCTACCCGTTGacggagaggaaaaaggagcGCTGGAGAAGCCAGAAAAAGACATTAACAATTTGAAACGTGTGAGAAAAAAGCGGAATCTTGTAGAGAGAGAAGCTATTGTATCTAG GGCAAACAGCTTGAAAAGAGCAATAAGATGTTTGGTCGAGCACACCGAGCTCGCCGTAGACGAGCAAAACAGTTCTCCATCTGATCGTCAAGCCAGTGGTGCACCAAACATAACGGTAACCTGCGATGACGGCACTGTGGAGACTAGCAAATATG AAAAACGTAATCACTTGGATATCCCAGGACTGCGATCTAACAACGTTGAGCATTTGCACGTCCTGTCAGCAGTCGGCTCTGTCGGTAGTGCAGAAATGTCTCCGTGCCCTAGTCCGACTCCAAATCTAGTATCGCTTAGCCCGATGCCTGACTTGCGTAGGGATTCTCAAGCCGAAGAAATGCTCGCGCTTCCTGCACCCGATGGTTTTGCCGATAGCAGAAGAAACAGTTCTAACCTGCCGAAGGG GGTGTTTAGCTTCGAAGTTCCAACGGTGGAGGCGACGATACACAAACTTTTTCAACAGCATCAGCAACATCAAGGAGGAATTCTCGAACACAACGATGCGGAATTCAACGAAAACCAGCAGGCGGAGACGCCATCCGACATCCAAGTGACCGTTACGAGTACGACCTTGGATACGAGTTCGCCTTCGGATGACACAACCATACAAGACACGATGATATCCCCAGACACCGACTCCGCAAATTCCAGAAACATATCACCAGATAACGATCAAAAATTGGACAATTACAGAAAGAGAGACGCTACCTACGGCTCGAGAAGCAGCTGCAGTTGCAGCAACAGTATTGTGAGCTCCGACAGCATGATTATGGATACCttggattcgaaaaatttcacgataaaAAACAGCGAGAGCGAAATTG GTCACATAGACAGCGATATTTTGGACACGTTGAGGCACTCGGACAGCCCTGAAATGGGGCACATCGACTCGCCTGAGAATTCGGACACCTGTCACAGCGAGGCCCAAAACTCCGAGAGCATAATCGACGACCTGAGTTCCCTCGGACAAGATCTGATCAGCGCTATGTTGGGGGAAAG TCTGGCACAATTTGTCGAGGGGAACGACATCGCCAGGAGGTCCTTCAAGAAGCCGGCTTGGATTCCGAAGAAGAAAGACAGCGAG AAAATATCCTCCGCTGCTGATCTCGGTGGTGAACCGGCTCGCAAAAATGACTCGGCTAACCGGCAGCCCAACAATTCTTACGCGCTCGGTATCACTTGCGAAGAAAAGTCCTCCGAAATATTGGGTCCAGTTTGCTGCTTTGCCGTTAACTCGGACAAGGCGTCTGCGGACGAACAACCTCCAACTACGAATCCTCCTGTAATAAGTGTCATCGTTGATCCACCGAGCCCTTCCATGTCGATTGAGAAACGTGACCTGGAACCCGAAGCTGGTTACAAGTTGGATTCGCGTTACAACAGGCGATACAGCGGTGGGAGCATGGAGAAAC TGAGCGTCGAACTACCAGGTCTGGGCTTTTCGCCGCAAGCTACGCGCCGCATCAGCAGCGGAAGTCTTTTGAAAGCGTCCGAAGTTGTTTCCTTAGCGGCGCAAGCCGCGAGGTTCGGAGGTTCCAGTTTGAGTGTACGACACGAACGAACCAAGTCTGTGGACAAGACAGAGGACgcgaaaaaattaccgatcaTCAACCCCCTGGTCCAGCTGCCGATGTGGCCAA acgTGAGTCGGGGCGCGGGGCTAATCAGCCAGGCGCTTTTGGCGAACGCGGATGCTCTGTGCGCCGCTGTTTCACCTCTGATGGACCCAGACGAAACTTTGTT AGAAGGTTACTACGAACGGTGCGTGATGAACAACTACTTCGGCATCGGCATAGACGCGAAAATAAGTCTGGATTTTCACCACAAGCGAGAAGAACACCCGGAGAAATGCAGATCGAGAGCAAAGAACTACATGTGGTACGGAGTACTCGGATCGAAACAATGGCTCCAAAAAACGTACAAGAATCTCGAGCAGAGGGTCCAACTCGAATGCGACGGACAGAGGATACCACTCCCATCGTTACAAGGCATCGTAGTTCTGAATATACCAag CTTTATGGGCGGTACGAATTTTTGGGGGGGAACCAAAGAAGGCGATCTCTTTTTGGCGCCCTCATTCGACGACAGAATATTGGAAGTCGTTGCAGTTTTTGGCTCCGTTCAAATGGCGGCTTCTAGGCTGATAAATCTCCAACATCACAGAATCGCTCAGTGCCAAACCGTGCAGATTAATATTCTTGGCGACGAAGGAGTGCCCATACAAGTCGACGGAGAAGCTTGGATTCAACCTCCGGGAATGATAAGAATTATCCACAAAAACAGAATGCAAATGCTCTACAGAAATCGG GCGTTAGAAACGTCGTTACGAACCTGGGAAGAAAAGCAGCGCAGCTCAACCTCCACTTCAACTTCAATGTCGTCTCAGTCGACTTCGACTATGTGTGGTGCAACGCAGACTCAGTCACCGATAGACGCTAAGCCTTCGAATTTGAACGAAGACGAGATGAGCGTACTGTTCTCTTTCATCGAAGCTGTCACTACGCTTGTGAAGTGGGTAAAACTCCTCATTATTTCTCACCCTAGTCTGGAACCGGAACTTTACCAAGTTGCTGCAAGGACGGCCGTCAGTTTGGAAAACGTCCATCcgggtggaaaaataattcaaggg CCTGGCCTTCGACCTGTCGTAACAGAGCTTGTCTCGAGCGCGAGACAACTTTACGAAGATTCTTGCGAGCTGCTCCGAGACAAGGCGCACAATTTG AGACTGAGGGAGGATTTGGAGAGTAAATTGTCCACGTCATTGGCAAGCATGGAGCAAGAACTGAGAAAATGTGTGTTCGACGAATCAGGAACTGGCCTTGTGTATCTGCACAATCTTCAACCGGACGAACAG GGTGATAAAAAGAATCGTCACCGGGGCTTGTTCTGGTTAAAGTTCCGCCGGACGGGATGGGGTTCCGGAAATCATCCGGGAAGAGACCAAGTGACAAGTTGGGGTGTTACGGAAGTATGTTCATGGTTGGATAGCCTTCAGCTGAGTGAATACGCCGAAAATTTCATGTCACACGATATAAGAGGTAAGGAACTACTCACCCTTGCCAGAAGAGATTTAAAGGAACTCGGAATAACCAAAGTCGGACATGTCAAACGTATACTTCAGGCCATCAATGAtcttaataattaa